DNA from Krasilnikovia cinnamomea:
CGGCGTCAGGGCACCCGGACGAGCGTGTCGGCCGTTCCCTTGTCGTTGACGGACTGCACCTGAAGGTGGGCGATGTCGTCTCGCGGCAGCGCCGTCACCGCCTGCAGCAGCAGCGGATTCGGGTTCTCGGCCGTGCCCCAGCCCTTCTCCGGCACGGTCCAGGTGGTGAGCACCTCGGAGCCGCCGTCGGTCCGGACCGCCACCAGGCGGCAGTTGAGCGGGCCCTTGATGTTGGAGACCGCGAACGACACCTGGGTGCCCCAGTCCTTCTTCTCCAGCGCGACGTCCGCCCGCACCCCGCTGCGCGGGTCGGAGCCACCGAACCGCTCACCGGCCAGGTCCGGGCCACCGATGCCGGTGCCGCCCTCGGTCAGCGGCAGCGGGTCGAGCTGGCTCGGGCCGCGCTGGGCCGCGGGCGGCTTCGTCTGCTGCGGCGCGAACCACTGGCCGCCCGCGAACAGCGCACCGATCGACAGCATCGCGAAGATCACCACCGCCGCGGCCAGGGAGTACAGCCG
Protein-coding regions in this window:
- a CDS encoding zf-HC2 domain-containing protein; this encodes MMQDQHFDVAAYALGVLDERDAARFEDHLIDCPTCAVELESFLPVVDVLSEVDADALVATEQSRRDGLVLKQMIGEVRRERRRANSRRLYSLAAAVVIFAMLSIGALFAGGQWFAPQQTKPPAAQRGPSQLDPLPLTEGGTGIGGPDLAGERFGGSDPRSGVRADVALEKKDWGTQVSFAVSNIKGPLNCRLVAVRTDGGSEVLTTWTVPEKGWGTAENPNPLLLQAVTALPRDDIAHLQVQSVNDKGTADTLVRVP